A genomic region of Bactrocera dorsalis isolate Fly_Bdor chromosome 3, ASM2337382v1, whole genome shotgun sequence contains the following coding sequences:
- the LOC105226811 gene encoding uncharacterized protein LOC105226811 isoform X1, which translates to MELVSKSNMSALEDRSSKSMEKLKMLDITRDRPVKVAVKVAVPVRDHPKFNFVGKLLGPKGNSMKRLQEETMCKMAVLGRGSMRDRKKEEELRASGDSRYAHLFEDLHVEISTFAAPAEAHARIAYALAEVRRFLVPDYHDDIRQEQMWEMQALSSSTSLTYTDDQHSPNRGGVTDMDTSNDEKLELEPNGMECNTLDKNEAQQVSLSNEQQQQQLHQHQQQQQQQRNLHHLLHQPPPTSARGPNTPVATVATHHHTSLLPTNTDGLCQKASAGSTATAMNSFPLVHPAAMSVALQHQLTAASIGNILKPAAPTAAGVPTVTDLHTATQQPNPASGIALPTEAEAPMAATLGLLDPPTGALLHPALRSVKAINIAGGLARKRPLLGVPRSSMNPTKRTVMTLLARAKNSQALHAVRNPIAAATAARFADPLQMLTSPFILSSQPMDQSMLTFPKESLAQGV; encoded by the exons ATGGAGCTTGTTTCAAAATCTAATATGAGCGCCTTAGAGGATCGTTCTTCAAAAAGCATGG aaaaattaaaaatgctgGATATAACACGGGATCGACCAGTTAAAGTGGCAGTAAAGGTCGCGGTACCGGTGCGCGATCATCCAAAG ttCAATTTCGTTGGCAAACTCTTGGGTCCCAAGGGCAATTCTATGAAGCGTCTTCAAGAGGAGACAATGTGTAAAATGGCTGTATTAGGTCGTGGCTCGATGCGTGATCGTAAAAAGGAGGAGGAGTTGCGTGCCAGTGGCGACAGTCGTTATGCCCATCTCTTTGAAGATTTGCACGTAGAAATTTCCACATTTGCAGCGCCCGCAGAAGCGCATGCACGCATAGCATATGCGCTAGCCGAAGTGCGAAGGTTCTTGGTGCCG GACTATCACGACGACATACGACAAGAGCAAATGTGGGAAATGCAAGCGTTGAGTTCCTCTACTTCGCTGACCTACACCGACGATCAGCACAGTCCCAATCGCGGTGGTGTCACCGATATGGATACATCGAATGATGAGAAGCTCGAGCTGGAACCGAATGGTATGGAATGCAATACACTGGATAAGAACGAGGCACAACAGGTGAGTTTAAGCAAtgaacagcagcaacaacaactgcatcaacaccaacaacagcaacaacaacaacgcaattTACATCATTTACTACACCAACCACCACCAACGTCGGCTCGTGGCCCCAACACGCCCGTCGCCACAGTAGCAACTCATCATCACACCAGTCTCTTGCCGACCAACACCGATGGTCTCTGTCAGAAAGCGAGTGCCGGCAGCACAGCAACAGCTA TGAATTCCTTCCCACTAGTACACCCAGCAGCTATGTCGGTTGCATTACAACACCAATTGACCGCAGCCAGTATTGGTAATATATTGAAGCCAGCCGCACCGACGGCCGCTGGTGTGCCTACGGTGACTGATTTGCATACGGCAACACAACAGCCCAACCCAGCCAGCGGCATAGCATTGCCAACGGAGGCTGAAGCGCCCATGGCAGCCACATTGGGTTTGTTGGATCCACCCACTGGTGCGTTGCTGCATCCGGCGTTGCGCAGCGTCAAGGCAATCAATATTG CGGGTGGCTTGGCCCGCAAGCGGCCACTATTGGGTGTACCACGTTCTAGCATGAATCCAACTAAACGCACTGTAATGACTTTACTAGCCAGAGCCAAGAACTCGCAGGCTTTGCATGCGGTACGAAATCCGATTGCAGCAGCCACAGCGGCCCGATTTGCTGA TCCCTTACAGATGCTTACCTCCCCATTTATATTGTCATCGCAACCTATGGATCAGTCGATGCTAACATTTCCTAAGGAAAGTCTCGCACAAGGAGTCTAA
- the LOC105226811 gene encoding uncharacterized protein LOC105226811 isoform X3 has protein sequence MELVSKSNMSALEDRSSKSMEKLKMLDITRDRPVKVAVKVAVPVRDHPKFNFVGKLLGPKGNSMKRLQEETMCKMAVLGRGSMRDRKKEEELRASGDSRYAHLFEDLHVEISTFAAPAEAHARIAYALAEVRRFLVPDYHDDIRQEQMWEMQALSSSTSLTYTDDQHSPNRGGVTDMDTSNDEKLELEPNGMECNTLDKNEAQQVSLSNEQQQQQLHQHQQQQQQQRNLHHLLHQPPPTSARGPNTPVATVATHHHTSLLPTNTDGLCQKASAGSTATAMNSFPLVHPAAMSVALQHQLTAASIGNILKPAAPTAAGVPTVTDLHTATQQPNPASGIALPTEAEAPMAATLGLLDPPTGALLHPALRSVKAINIAGGLARKRPLLGVPRSSMNPTKRTVMTLLARAKNSQALHAVRNPIAAATAARFAE, from the exons ATGGAGCTTGTTTCAAAATCTAATATGAGCGCCTTAGAGGATCGTTCTTCAAAAAGCATGG aaaaattaaaaatgctgGATATAACACGGGATCGACCAGTTAAAGTGGCAGTAAAGGTCGCGGTACCGGTGCGCGATCATCCAAAG ttCAATTTCGTTGGCAAACTCTTGGGTCCCAAGGGCAATTCTATGAAGCGTCTTCAAGAGGAGACAATGTGTAAAATGGCTGTATTAGGTCGTGGCTCGATGCGTGATCGTAAAAAGGAGGAGGAGTTGCGTGCCAGTGGCGACAGTCGTTATGCCCATCTCTTTGAAGATTTGCACGTAGAAATTTCCACATTTGCAGCGCCCGCAGAAGCGCATGCACGCATAGCATATGCGCTAGCCGAAGTGCGAAGGTTCTTGGTGCCG GACTATCACGACGACATACGACAAGAGCAAATGTGGGAAATGCAAGCGTTGAGTTCCTCTACTTCGCTGACCTACACCGACGATCAGCACAGTCCCAATCGCGGTGGTGTCACCGATATGGATACATCGAATGATGAGAAGCTCGAGCTGGAACCGAATGGTATGGAATGCAATACACTGGATAAGAACGAGGCACAACAGGTGAGTTTAAGCAAtgaacagcagcaacaacaactgcatcaacaccaacaacagcaacaacaacaacgcaattTACATCATTTACTACACCAACCACCACCAACGTCGGCTCGTGGCCCCAACACGCCCGTCGCCACAGTAGCAACTCATCATCACACCAGTCTCTTGCCGACCAACACCGATGGTCTCTGTCAGAAAGCGAGTGCCGGCAGCACAGCAACAGCTA TGAATTCCTTCCCACTAGTACACCCAGCAGCTATGTCGGTTGCATTACAACACCAATTGACCGCAGCCAGTATTGGTAATATATTGAAGCCAGCCGCACCGACGGCCGCTGGTGTGCCTACGGTGACTGATTTGCATACGGCAACACAACAGCCCAACCCAGCCAGCGGCATAGCATTGCCAACGGAGGCTGAAGCGCCCATGGCAGCCACATTGGGTTTGTTGGATCCACCCACTGGTGCGTTGCTGCATCCGGCGTTGCGCAGCGTCAAGGCAATCAATATTG CGGGTGGCTTGGCCCGCAAGCGGCCACTATTGGGTGTACCACGTTCTAGCATGAATCCAACTAAACGCACTGTAATGACTTTACTAGCCAGAGCCAAGAACTCGCAGGCTTTGCATGCGGTACGAAATCCGATTGCAGCAGCCACAGCGGCCCGATTTGCTGAGTGA
- the LOC105226811 gene encoding uncharacterized protein LOC105226811 isoform X2 translates to MELVSKSNMSALEDRSSKSMEKLKMLDITRDRPVKVAVKVAVPVRDHPKFNFVGKLLGPKGNSMKRLQEETMCKMAVLGRGSMRDRKKEEELRASGDSRYAHLFEDLHVEISTFAAPAEAHARIAYALAEVRRFLVPDYHDDIRQEQMWEMQALSSSTSLTYTDDQHSPNRGGVTDMDTSNDEKLELEPNGMECNTLDKNEAQQVSLSNEQQQQQLHQHQQQQQQQRNLHHLLHQPPPTSARGPNTPVATVATHHHTSLLPTNTDGLCQKASAGSTATAIHPAAMSVALQHQLTAASIGNILKPAAPTAAGVPTVTDLHTATQQPNPASGIALPTEAEAPMAATLGLLDPPTGALLHPALRSVKAINIAGGLARKRPLLGVPRSSMNPTKRTVMTLLARAKNSQALHAVRNPIAAATAARFADPLQMLTSPFILSSQPMDQSMLTFPKESLAQGV, encoded by the exons ATGGAGCTTGTTTCAAAATCTAATATGAGCGCCTTAGAGGATCGTTCTTCAAAAAGCATGG aaaaattaaaaatgctgGATATAACACGGGATCGACCAGTTAAAGTGGCAGTAAAGGTCGCGGTACCGGTGCGCGATCATCCAAAG ttCAATTTCGTTGGCAAACTCTTGGGTCCCAAGGGCAATTCTATGAAGCGTCTTCAAGAGGAGACAATGTGTAAAATGGCTGTATTAGGTCGTGGCTCGATGCGTGATCGTAAAAAGGAGGAGGAGTTGCGTGCCAGTGGCGACAGTCGTTATGCCCATCTCTTTGAAGATTTGCACGTAGAAATTTCCACATTTGCAGCGCCCGCAGAAGCGCATGCACGCATAGCATATGCGCTAGCCGAAGTGCGAAGGTTCTTGGTGCCG GACTATCACGACGACATACGACAAGAGCAAATGTGGGAAATGCAAGCGTTGAGTTCCTCTACTTCGCTGACCTACACCGACGATCAGCACAGTCCCAATCGCGGTGGTGTCACCGATATGGATACATCGAATGATGAGAAGCTCGAGCTGGAACCGAATGGTATGGAATGCAATACACTGGATAAGAACGAGGCACAACAGGTGAGTTTAAGCAAtgaacagcagcaacaacaactgcatcaacaccaacaacagcaacaacaacaacgcaattTACATCATTTACTACACCAACCACCACCAACGTCGGCTCGTGGCCCCAACACGCCCGTCGCCACAGTAGCAACTCATCATCACACCAGTCTCTTGCCGACCAACACCGATGGTCTCTGTCAGAAAGCGAGTGCCGGCAGCACAGCAACAGCTA TACACCCAGCAGCTATGTCGGTTGCATTACAACACCAATTGACCGCAGCCAGTATTGGTAATATATTGAAGCCAGCCGCACCGACGGCCGCTGGTGTGCCTACGGTGACTGATTTGCATACGGCAACACAACAGCCCAACCCAGCCAGCGGCATAGCATTGCCAACGGAGGCTGAAGCGCCCATGGCAGCCACATTGGGTTTGTTGGATCCACCCACTGGTGCGTTGCTGCATCCGGCGTTGCGCAGCGTCAAGGCAATCAATATTG CGGGTGGCTTGGCCCGCAAGCGGCCACTATTGGGTGTACCACGTTCTAGCATGAATCCAACTAAACGCACTGTAATGACTTTACTAGCCAGAGCCAAGAACTCGCAGGCTTTGCATGCGGTACGAAATCCGATTGCAGCAGCCACAGCGGCCCGATTTGCTGA TCCCTTACAGATGCTTACCTCCCCATTTATATTGTCATCGCAACCTATGGATCAGTCGATGCTAACATTTCCTAAGGAAAGTCTCGCACAAGGAGTCTAA
- the LOC105226813 gene encoding 5-oxoprolinase, whose protein sequence is MAELTNGKYCFAIDRGGTFTDVICICPNGKVRTLKLLSEDPSRYSDAPREGIRRILKEQTGHDVTAEGLVDTSQIGWVRMGTTVATNALLERKGDPVALVVNEGFRDLLYIGNQARPKIFDLNIRKPSNLYKTVVEIDCRIVPEQANRCQLEHTWPLLEGTSGAKYLEMQPVDVATVRAALQQVRDEGITSVAVVLAHSFACPVHELQVGAIAEELGFTHITLSHQAMPMRRLVARGYTACAEAYLTPHVERYLNSFKSGFDKELAGVDVLFMQSDGGLVRMENFRGARAILSGPAGGVVGYAMTGARETNAPLIGFDMGGTSTDVSRYAGSYEHVIESTTAGVTIQAPQLDINTVAAGGGSMLFFRSGLFVVGPESAGAHPGPACYKKGGPLTVTDANLILGRLLPEYFPKIFGPKENEALDYAITKAKFDEMRALINEHLKSGGDSKQLSVEDVALGFIRVANEAMCRPIRALTQARGLDTSQHVLACFGGAGGQHACSIARELGISKVLVHKYAGVLSAYGMALADVVQETQEPCGLAFSAENAAFLKTRLDALSAQCASSLQSQGYSKLELEPFLHLRYDGTDCALMCAPATTSRKEDALLASYGDFIATFLQRYRTEFGFVLQNRAIVVDDIRVRGLGKNNTPPELEIKKAALVTPKPQGFTRIFFEQGAHESPIYLTASLLAGSKINGPAILIDQLSTILVEPDCVAEVTQHGDLVINICSSNRTVVDCKLDAIQLSIFSHRFMSIAEQMGRVLQRTSISTNIKERLDFSCALFGPDGGLVSNAPHIPVHLGAMQETVQYQLRVRGDSLKNGDVILSNHPQAGGSHLPDFTVITPVFYRDQPKPVFFVASRGHHADIGGITPGSMPPHSTSLAQEGAAFKSFLIVEGGVFQEKHIVERLTTPTGAKGATGTRNLPDNISDLKAQIAANHKGIQLVSELIDSYGLDVVQAYMNYIQQNAEVAVRDMLKEIAQNVLQRNGTTTLEGVEFMDDGSPIKLRVEIDPVQGNAICDFTGSGAEVWGNCNAPRAITLSALIYCLRCMVGHDVPLNQGCLAPIKVIVPKNSILDPSEGAAVVGGNVLTSQRIVDTVLKTFNVCAASCGCMNNVTIGDEEWGYYETVAGGAGAGPTWHGADGVHTHMTNTRITDAEIMELRYPIILKRFCLRTDQSGGAGQFHGGEGVERELLFRKPVTLSILTERRTLQPYGLAGGLPAKRGLNLLRKPDGRVISLGAKTCIDVEAGDIFLLKTPGGGGYGVPNVPAIGGKVISHAEKHHLTERGSVFEYRQAQESA, encoded by the exons ATGGCTGAATTGACGAatggaaaatattgttttgcaaTTGATCGCGGTGGTACCTTCACCGATGTAATTTGCATCTGTCCAAATGGAAAAGTGCGTACTTTGAAGCTGTTATCAGAGGATCCCAGCCGATATAGTGATGCGCCGCGGGAGGGTATAAGACGCATACTAAAAGAG CAAACTGGTCATGACGTAACGGCGGAGGGACTTGTGGATACTAGTCAGATCGGTTGGGTGCGTATGGGAACAACTGTCGCCACCAATGCATTGCTGGAACGAAAAGGTGATCCTGTGGCGCTTGTGGTGAATGAGGGCTTCCGCGATTTGTTATATATTGGCAATCAAGCGCGTCCAAAAATATTCGACCTCAATATACGTAAACCgtccaatttatataaaaccGTAGTGGAAATTGATTGTCGTATTGTGCCAGAGCAGGCAAATCGCTGTCAATTAG AACACACTTGGCCGCTGCTTGAAGGCACTTCGGGcgcaaaatatttagaaatgcAGCCCGTCGATGTGGCGACTGTGCGTGCAGCACTACAGCAGGTGCGCGACGAGGGCATTACGAGCGTGGCGGTGGTGTTGGCTCATAGCTTTGCGTGCCCCGTACATGAACTGCAAGTTGGCGCAATAGCGGAGGAGCTTGGATTTACGCACATCACGCTCTCGCATCAAGCTATGCCAATGCGACGCTTAGTGGCGCGCGGTTACACAGCCTGCGCCGAGGCATATTTAACACCGCACGTAGAACGTTATCTTAACAG TTTCAAATCTGGCTTCGACAAAGAATTGGCTGGTGTTGATGTGCTTTTCATGCAATCGGATGGCGGTTTGGTGCGCATGGAGAACTTTCGCGGTGCGCGCGCCATTCTCTCCGGTCCCGCTGGCGGTGTAGTCGGATACGCAATGACGGGCGCACGAGAAACGAACGCGCCACTAATAGGTTTCGATATGGGCGGCACATCGACCGATGTCTCACGCTATGCTGGCAGTTATGAGCATGTGATTGAGAGCACAACGGCCGGTGTTACCATACAAGCGCCACAATTAGATATTAATACGGTGGCGGCCGGTGGCGGTTCAATGCTTTTCTTTCGTTCTGGTCTTTTCGTAGTCGGCCCTGAATCGGCTGGTGCGCATCCTGGACCAGCGTGTTATAAAAAAGGTGGTCCACTCACCGTCACAGATGCGAATCTGATATTGGGTCGTTTATTGCcggaatattttccaaaaattttcggTCCCAAAGAAAATGAAGCGCTCGACTACGCAATAACCAAAGCGAAATTCGACGAAATGCGCGCGCTGATTAATGAGCACCTGAAAAGTGGCGGTGACTCGAAGCAATTGAGTGTGGAGGATGTTGCTTTGGGCTTTATACGCGTCGCCAACGAGGCTATGTGCCGTCCCATCAGGGCGCTAACACAAGCGCGTGGCCTAGACACGTCACAACATGTGTTGGCATGCTTTGGTGGCGCAGGCGGTCAACACGCTTGCTCCATCGCGCGTGAGTTGGGCATCAGcaag GTGCTTGTGCACAAGTACGCCGGCGTACTTTCTGCCTACGGCATGGCGTTGGCCGATGTTGTGCAGGAGACACAAGAACCTTGTGGTCTGGCGTTCTCTGCAGAAAATGCCGCGTTCTTGAAGACGCGCTTAGACGCATTGTCCGCACAGTGCGCCAGCAGTTTACAGTCACAAGGTTATAGCAAACTCGAATTGGAGCCATTCTTACATTTAAGATACGATGGCACCGATTGCGCCCTGATGTGCGCGCCAGCCACCACAAGTCGTAAAGAAGACGCATTGCTAGCGTCTTATGGTGATTTCATTGCCACATTCCTGCAACGCTATCGCACCGAGTTCGGTTTCGTGCTGCAAAATCGCGCAATTGTTGTGGATGATATACGCGTGCGCGGCTTGGGTAAGAACAATACGCCACCTGAGTTGGAAATCAAGAAAGCGGCGTTGGTGACACCAAAGCCACAAGGATTTACACGCATTTTCTTCGAGCAAGGCGCACACGAGTCACCGATCTACTTAACCGCGAGCTTGTTGGCGGGCAGTAAAATCAATGGACCAGCAATTTTGATTGATCAACTGTCCACCATACTAGTAGAACCCGATTGTGTGGCAGAGGTGACGCAGCACGGCGATCTGGTTATAAATATTTGCTCCTCTAATCGCACAGTTGTCGACTGCAAGCTCGACGCCATACAGCTGAGCATCTTCAGTCATCGCTTCATGAGCATAGCCGAGCAGATGGGCAG GGTGCTACAACGCACATCGATTTCGACCAACATCAAAGAGCGCCTCGACTTTTCATGCGCGCTCTTTGGCCCCGACGGTGGCCTCGTGAGCAATGCGCCACACATACCCGTCCACTTGGGCGCCATGCAGGAGACGGTGCAATATCAGTTGCGCGTGCGCGGCGATAGCCTAAAGAACGGCGATGTTATATTGTCCAATCATCCACAAGCGGGCGGTTCGCATCTGCCCGATTTCACCGTCATCACGCCGGTATTCTATCG CGATCAACCGAAACCAGTTTTCTTTGTCGCCTCACGTGGCCATCACGCCGACATCGGTGGCATCACACCCGGCTCTATGCCACCGCACTCCACGTCGCTGGCACAGGAGGGTGCCGCCTTTAAGTCTTTCCTGATTGTCGAAGGTGGCGTGTTCCAAGAGAAACATATCGTGGAACGTCTCACCACACCAACCGGCGCCAAGGGCGCCACCGGCACACGCAATCTACCCGATAACATTTCCGATCTGAAAGCGCAAATCGCCGCCAACCACAAAGGCATACAACTCGTGTCGGAGCTCATCGATAGCTATGGCTTGGACGTGGTACAGGCCTACATGAATTACATACAGCAAAACGCCGAAGTCGCAGTGCGCGATATGCTCAAGGAAATCGCACAAAATGTCTTGCAGCGCAATGGCACCACCACTTTGGAGGGGGTGGAGTTTATGGATGACGGTTCTCCAATTAAGCTGCGCGTCGAAATCGATCCCGTGCAAGGCAATGCTATTTGTGACTTCACCGGTTCCGGCGCGGAGGTATGGGGCAATTGCAATGCACCGCGCGCCATTACGCTCTCCGCGCTCATCTACTGTCTGCGTTGCATGGTCGGCCACGATGTGCCGCTAAATCAGGGCTGCTTGGCGCCCATCAAAGTGATTGTGCCGAAGAACTCCATTTTGGATCCCTCCGAGGGCGCAGCTGTGGTCGGTGGCAATGTGCTGACCTCACAGCGCATCGTCGACACCGTGCTGAAGACCTTCAACGTGTGCGCCGCCTCATGTGGCTGCATGAACAATGTCACCATTGGCGATGAGGAGTGGGGCTACTATGAGACGGTGGCGGGCGGCGCGGGCGCTGGTCCAACTTGGCATGGCGCCGATGGTGTGCACACACATATGACGAACACGCGCATCACCGATGCGGAGATAATGGAATTACGTTATCCCATCATCTTGAAACGCTTCTGCTTGCGTACGGATCAGTCTGGTGGTGCCGGCCAATTCCACGGTGGTGAGGGTGTTGAACGCGAATTGCTCTTCCGCAAACCAGTCACGTTGTCAATATTAACGGAGCGTCGCACGCTGCAACCCTACGGCTTGGCGGGTGGTCTGCCAGCTAAGCGCGGCTTGAATTTGTTGCGCAAACCCGATGGACGCGTCATCTCGTTGGGCGCCAAAACTTGCATCGATGTGGAGGCAGGC GACATATTTCTGCTGAAAACTCCCGGCGGTGGCGGTTATGGCGTGCCGAATGTGCCAGCTATTGGTGGCAAAGTGATATCACATGCGGAAAAACATCATTTAACCGAACGCGGCAGTGTGTTCGAGTATAGGCAAGCGCAGGAGTCAGCTTGA